In Capricornis sumatraensis isolate serow.1 chromosome 16, serow.2, whole genome shotgun sequence, a genomic segment contains:
- the LOC138092299 gene encoding LOW QUALITY PROTEIN: olfactory receptor 10W1-like (The sequence of the model RefSeq protein was modified relative to this genomic sequence to represent the inferred CDS: deleted 1 base in 1 codon) yields the protein MEFVFLAYPSQSELRVSSFLGVSLVYTRVITGNVLIMVAIQTEAHLHRPMYYPLGSLSGVEIGCTAVVVPHILANILWSEKTITLLGCATQMGFFVGWGSADCFLLASMAYDCHAAVCHPLQYPLIMPRMLCACLVAASVALGFCLSSQWAAFVFSLPFCPARGVRHFYCDVPPVRCLVCAQSHSHEQSVLVAATLAIAVPFLLITASYASIVAAVLRAHSASGLRRAFSSCSSHLAVVLLLYGCCAFMYLRPSSSYHPGQDQFVSLVYTLGTPLLNPFVYTLRSSEMKGAIARVVTRNRLPQENK from the exons ATGGAATTCGTGTTCCTGGCC TATCCCTCCCAGTCAGAGCTGCGCGTCTCGTCCTTCCTTGGGGTCAGCCTGGTTTATACACGGGTCATCACCGGGAATGTCCTCATCATGGTGGCCATCCAGACCGAAGCCCACCTCCACAGGCCCATGTACTATCCTCTGGGCAGCCTCTCGGGAGTAGAAATCGGCTGCACTGCTGTGGTGGTGCCCCACATCCTGGCCAACATCCTATGGTCAGAGAAGACCATCACCCTGCTGGGCTGTGCCACTCAGATGGGCTTCTTTGTGGGATGGGGCAGTGCCGACTGCTTCCTCTTGGCTTCCATGGCCTACGACTGCCATGCTGCTGTCTGCCACCCCCTGCAGTACCCTCTCATCATGCCTCGGATGCTTTGCGCCTGCTTGGTGGCAGCCTCCGTGGCCCTCGGCTTCTGCCTGTCCTCCCAGTGGGCGGCCTTTGTCTTCTCTCTGCCCTTCTGCCCAGCTCGGGGCGTTCGGCACTTTTACTGTGACGTGCCCCCAGTGAGGTGTCTCGTTTGTGCCCAGAGCCACAGTCATGAACAGTCAGTGCTGGTGGCGGCCACACTGGCCATCGCGGTGCCTTTCCTCCTGATCACCGCCTCCTACGCCTCCATCGTGGCCGCCGTGCTCCGGGCCCACTCGGCCTCGGGCCTCCGCCGGGctttttcctcctgctcctcccacctcGCAGTGGTCCTGCTGCTGTACGGCTGCTGCGCCTTCATGTACCTGCGGCCCAGCTCCAGCTACCACCCCGGGCAGGATCAGTTCGTCTCCCTAGTGTACACACTGGGGACCCCATTGCTGAACCCGTTTGTCTACACCCTGAGGAGCAGTGAGATGAAAGGCGCCATAGCAAGAGTTGTTACCAGGAATCGCCTCCCCCAGGAAa ACAAGTag